In the Arachis hypogaea cultivar Tifrunner chromosome 20, arahy.Tifrunner.gnm2.J5K5, whole genome shotgun sequence genome, TCTTCCGCGGCCGACGCCGTCTGCGGTGCTTCTCGTGATTCTTCAATGTTCTGCTGCTCCGCCGTTTCGTTCTCCGCACCGCCGGCTGTGCTGTTCTCACTTCCAGGTGATTTTTCTGCTTCTgcgtcttttttatttttattttttaattaaattttattatctaaTTTCCTtagtttttgaaatgtttatcaTGAGATATAATTACTCCAGTTTTGCATTTTGTGTGAGATAATACTGGTTTAGGTGAATTTTTCCCAAGTTACTATCATTATTATATGCACACTTTGGAACCTATTCAAAACTTTTGAATGATCAATGATACTTATGGTtcatatgatttttaattttgattgtaGTGATGTCACCATGAATAGGCAAGAAAGGTTTGTTTTGAGATTCAGGGAGGAGTAGGAAACAATGATTCATGGATTCTTTTTCATGTTTCCAGAACCATTTGGCATTTGGCAATGCTTTTCCTTCTTCTAGTGGCTAACTCATTGCACCACTAGCCATGTTGCAGATGCGTGTCTCGTTCAGCCGAATCCCAACCTCGAATTTATTGTTCTTACGCCCCTTCGCTGCCACGCCAAACCTACAGCCAAACCAGAATGATGCTGTTGAAACAGTTTTCTGCATAATCAACTccacctcctcttcctcttcccccTCAAACCTCAGGCAATCCCTCAAATCCAGTGGTGTTTTCCTTTCCAATGACCTCATTGATGATGTCCTCAAGAGGGCCCGATTTAGCCATGCTAACCCATCCCAGACCCTCGAGTTCTTCCGATACACCGGTGCAAGAAAAGGGTTCTACCACACCCCGTATTCATTTGACACCATGCTTCACATCCTTGGACGAAATCGTATGTTTGACCAAGTCTGGGAACTCTTAATCGAAGCGAAGAAGAAAGACCGATCGGTTATAACACAACGCACAATGATGATTGTTTTGGCCAGAATTGCCAAGGTCTGTTCTGTAAGGAAAACAGTTGAGTCTTTTAAAAGGCTCAAGAAGTTTGTGGTGGAGTTCGACACTGATTGTTTCAATGCATTGTTGAGAACACTCTGCCAAGAGAAGAGCATGACAGATGCTAGGAATGTATATCATGGTTTGAAGCACAATTTTTGCGCGAATTTGCAGACTTTTAACATACTCTTGTCTGGGTGGAAGACCCCTGAGGATGCAGAGGGGTTCTTTAAGGAGATGAGAGAAATGGGGGTGAAGCCCGATGTTGTTACCTACAATTGCTTGGTGGATGTGTACTGTAAGGGCAGGGAAATGGAGAAGGCTTATAAGTTGCTCGATGAAATGCGTGGCCAGGATTTGTCGCCGGATGTGATCACTTATACTAGTATTATTGGTGGCTTGGGGTTGATTGGTCAACCTGATAAGGCGAGGGATGTTTTGAAGGAAATGAAGGAGTATGGTTGTTACCCGGATGTTCCCGCATACAATGCTGCCATCAGAAATTTCTGCATTGCCAAGAGGCTTGGTGATGCATATCGTTTGGTGGATGAGATGGAGAGTAAAGGGTTGAGTCCGAATGCGACTACTTACAATTTGTTCTTCAGGGTATTTTTCTGGTCCAATGATTTGCAGAGCTCTTGGAACTTGTACACGAAGATGATGGCTGCAGGATGTCTTCCAAACACACAGTCTTGTTTGTTCTTGATAAAGCTGTTTAAGAGGCAGGAAAAGGTAGAAATGGCTATGAAGTTGTGGGGTGACATGGTGGAGAAGGGTTTTGGATCCTACACCTTGGTTTCTGATTTGCTCTTTGACTTGCTTTGTGATATGGGGAAGTTGGAAGAAGCAGAGAAGTGTTtcttggaaatggttgagaagggGCATAAGCCAAGCCATGTTTCTTTCAAGAGAATCAAGGTTCTCATGGAACTAGCTAAAAGGCATGAGGCTCTGCAGAACTTGACACAGAAAATGGCCATGTTTGGCAAACCAATTAAAGCTGGTTAAATTTCAAGGAACCTGAGTACATAAGCTTAGACCAGGAGATGAACGATTATCTCGGTGAGCCAGTACATCAACGTTAGACGTTCGGTGTAATTGATCTTTACTGCCTCTGCTGCGGCTATAGTAAGCATCAGCTGTTCATCATGTACGCTTTTGAGATAAAATGCTCGTGCATTTTCAACATTTTGCTTAGTGGATGGAAGTGGAAAGCCTGCAATTTTACCATAATTTAACGGTGGTTTCTTAGACTTGACTTCTAGATTCAAACATACAAGCATGTTTGTCATGATTCGATGGTTTCCTGTTTCATGACCCTGTGTTAATGTAGGATGCTTGTGCACCAAGCTACTCTTTATTCTTGTACTCCATGCTGTCATGCTGACCTTCCAAATATTGCTTTTTTCTGTTCAAAGTGGTTTTAAAAATCTTATGAACTTCATAAGATCTTCTAAGGGTTTGATGGATTGAATGGTATTAGTGCCAGTTTAATTAATTATTGGTGTATTGTTGGTGTGATGACAGCATGGTGAATGATCACAGTTGAGAGCCGTATGGTGAGTTGCAGCATTTCACTGTAAACAAGGTATAATCACATACTTCAGTTGTTAGTTCGGATGTATTCATCATGTGTTTTTTGCTCATCCCTACCCAAGCAATTATGATCCTTAGTCGGAGCCACTTATTTGTGATCATATTATTAAGGTTAAATAGTTTTGAGAAGACAGAAAATTGATTGATTTGGATATTAAAATTTGGAtcatctaaattttgaattttttctttaGAAAGATTACATTTTACCCTCTAAAGTGAAatccaaaatttagaggatccaaattctggATATTTAGTCACGCTTTATAAGTCACGAGTGCTGAGGTTAGGCTCATCCCAATTTCAAGATCTTCAAGATGTGGAATCAGTTATTAATTCAATTATTAGATTAGGTTgcttatattacattctttgaaTGTGATATTTTTTAGACTCTATATTACCGTAGAATGCTTGTGTACtagacaattttttttaagtaagatGATAAAATTAAGTTTATTACACTGCCAactaataaaatctaaaatatgtGTGACATTGGACACTGAGTATTGCTCAAAATTAGAGCTAAatctcaaagtagtccctgaattTACACAGTTACAAATATTATAGATATCTCGAGATAGATATCTTAATAGGTTAGTCCATGTGATTGTTAATTATGTTTCGTCTTATTACTTTTTTTGTTAGAAATATACATAAAAATGGTccatatatataacattttttttttatttatataaacaaaatttaatttaaatatattgatAGCATAGaatatttatatgtaattatgCATAACCAgctaatcatatttatttttttagatataaaattttcttttattatgatACATAATTAGATGTACTTCTAGCCTTAGATTCAATTTACatgaaaattaaatctaaataagAGATGCTAATGATAATTTAAACCGTGATAGAACCCAAAATTTCAAGTATGccacaatattaaaaaaaaaaaaaagattaaagatATATATAGGAGTAATACTCTTCCTTCGCTTTCTACATTCAAATAGCATTACTCTTAGCAGTAATTACACTGTATTACAAATTAACACAACCGGTTTAACACACTAATCAAATTAAAGTGGAAGCTTTATTTCTGTAAACTCTTCCTTATTTCAGATGTCAACCCTAGCATCTAAGCATTGAATCATTCTtctcttaaatattttattataaaagtaaaattcaaattattctccaacaatttttattttctgtaacaATTTCGTTTCTTGTGTTTTTTTATTACATTCGACGTCTCTAATCATATAAATTACTATAAGACAAAATAATCCTTCAAAATTTAtccttaattaaattttgaaggattttttttattttatcctctAATAATTTAGATGACTAAAAAATTCGAATATAAGTAAACTATTAGCGACGAAATTgtccaattaaaaaaattgttaggaACAATTCAAAATTTTACTCTTATATTATAAGGgcttcattataaaaaaaaaaaaaaagctggaaacCCTAATTTAGGTGCATATTGGAGGTGAAGGGGGTTGTCTTACAATTAGTTGCAACATTTGATTATTTGTGGTTTTATTATTGTCACTTGGTGTGGATTCTTCTGTTTGTTGAGTTTGTAACTCACCTTCTTCAAATTCATAACCATGCaattcatcttcatcatcattatcagATTCAGAATCACTGTAGAATGAGTCTGATCTTGCTGGggaatattcctttattttgatgcATGTACTTCCTTCTACTATGCCATTCAAAGCATTAACCACCTGTGGTGGTATCCAAacaagaaatgaaaataaaaaataaaaaataaaaaagtacatTAAAATATGGTCATACATATTTTAAAACCTAAATcataaaatcctaaattttttttaatgctaaatcttaaattctaaactataaatcttaaattataaactctAAATCTAAactattgatataaaatataataaacaaaaagttaaaatttattcaaggtttaattattctattgatccttatagtttcactaaatttttaattagatccctatatttttttatctttcaatTGAGTTCTTAtactgcttttaattttataactaggtcttttttagtgtaaaaaatgtTAGATTTAACTAACTATTTCTTCgcaaattaaaaacttaattagatatttgactacatgtattttgggagaaatactctattagttttaatattttttatataaaaatgacctaattaaaaaataaaaaatactatagagacttaattaaaaaaaatataaagacttaattaaaatttgaatgaaACTATAGAAATAACATAATAATTTAACTTTTATTTAATTAGCAGCGTTGTAAGGAGCGTTTAATATATGGAAAAGTATTagataccaacatattatctgccaacttattgctaataataattaattattatattttaaacacatatataaagagacacatccagaaaatatatatataaagacacttttattaaatacagccataaaaaaacatttttattagacacatccacgaagacacttctattaaacacagttataaataagagttggcagaaatgctgttggtaacgtagcgggagCGTTAATATATATATACGGCTCTAAAAATGAGGAAATGTGATTTATGTGTTAGATTTAATTTAGCATTATTTATGCATTTTTATTTGATAGTTTAAATTTTCAACAAAGATGTCACCCTTACCGCAAGCATACTGAGTCGTTTTTGAGGGTCTTTGCTTACACATTTCTCAGCTAAACGAACCATCCAAAATAGTTTATGGATATCATAATCTTCTTTAATCCTTTCATCAATTAAATCTGGATAATTCCTCTCTCTTAATAGTGGCCTTGCCTGtaacaaaatttaataatactCAAATCAAATTAACAAGCTAACTAAGGATATATATTGATAAAAaggttttgttatttttattaattttacatatttttcacaaattataaaaacaaaaaatattaacaacaaaaataatctgcgcttttattttctgtttttatttgtaGTGCTATCtgttctcaaaattttttaaagaaaaaacataaaacattattttataatttttattatttattttataaatttctaaaaatagataatactaaaaataaaaacgcAAATCAAATATACTATAATGTTTTTTCAAAATACgtttaaattaaaagaacatttttaaaattttaaaaacagaaaatatttttacaaactattCAGATAGGAGACCATTTCgataaagacactaaaaatgtcttttttttttaaagacgttTACATGTGTCACGATATTATTGGACATCTTTATTAAAccagttaataatttattttttaataagccAGAATAAAACcggtttattatagcaacaataataaacccaattgtcTGCACTATAATTATTAGACCAAATTTGGTTCGATCAATTTACACAATCTAAATCaaatcatgtttaaattttttgataaaaagacaaatatatccc is a window encoding:
- the LOC112783225 gene encoding uncharacterized protein isoform X1, which codes for MLQMRVSFSRIPTSNLLFLRPFAATPNLQPNQNDAVETVFCIINSTSSSSSPSNLRQSLKSSGVFLSNDLIDDVLKRARFSHANPSQTLEFFRYTGARKGFYHTPYSFDTMLHILGRNRMFDQVWELLIEAKKKDRSVITQRTMMIVLARIAKVCSVRKTVESFKRLKKFVVEFDTDCFNALLRTLCQEKSMTDARNVYHGLKHNFCANLQTFNILLSGWKTPEDAEGFFKEMREMGVKPDVVTYNCLVDVYCKGREMEKAYKLLDEMRGQDLSPDVITYTSIIGGLGLIGQPDKARDVLKEMKEYGCYPDVPAYNAAIRNFCIAKRLGDAYRLVDEMESKGLSPNATTYNLFFRVFFWSNDLQSSWNLYTKMMAAGCLPNTQSCLFLIKLFKRQEKVEMAMKLWGDMVEKGFGSYTLVSDLLFDLLCDMGKLEEAEKCFLEMVEKGHKPSHVSFKRIKVLMELAKRHEALQNLTQKMAMFGKPIKAG
- the LOC112783225 gene encoding uncharacterized protein isoform X2, translating into MRVSFSRIPTSNLLFLRPFAATPNLQPNQNDAVETVFCIINSTSSSSSPSNLRQSLKSSGVFLSNDLIDDVLKRARFSHANPSQTLEFFRYTGARKGFYHTPYSFDTMLHILGRNRMFDQVWELLIEAKKKDRSVITQRTMMIVLARIAKVCSVRKTVESFKRLKKFVVEFDTDCFNALLRTLCQEKSMTDARNVYHGLKHNFCANLQTFNILLSGWKTPEDAEGFFKEMREMGVKPDVVTYNCLVDVYCKGREMEKAYKLLDEMRGQDLSPDVITYTSIIGGLGLIGQPDKARDVLKEMKEYGCYPDVPAYNAAIRNFCIAKRLGDAYRLVDEMESKGLSPNATTYNLFFRVFFWSNDLQSSWNLYTKMMAAGCLPNTQSCLFLIKLFKRQEKVEMAMKLWGDMVEKGFGSYTLVSDLLFDLLCDMGKLEEAEKCFLEMVEKGHKPSHVSFKRIKVLMELAKRHEALQNLTQKMAMFGKPIKAG